In Lactiplantibacillus brownii, a single window of DNA contains:
- a CDS encoding recombinase family protein: MAKIGYARVSSKEQHLDRQLAVLKGVDKLFTDKLSGANTNRPELQKMLAYVREGDIVLVTELDRLGRNNQDLTKIMNTIQNKGATLDVLNLPSMTGIADPNLRQLMTNLIIELYKYQAESERKRIIERQQQGIALAKQQGKYHGRKPQYAEDDPRLLHAFKLYQTGMSDVDVARNTGIKRTTFIRYRKKFDVH, translated from the coding sequence ATGGCTAAAATCGGTTATGCGCGTGTGAGTTCCAAGGAGCAACATTTAGATCGGCAGCTAGCGGTTTTAAAGGGCGTTGATAAGCTATTCACAGATAAATTGAGTGGGGCCAACACCAATCGACCAGAACTGCAAAAAATGCTCGCCTATGTTCGCGAGGGTGATATTGTCCTGGTCACTGAATTAGATCGCTTAGGTCGAAACAACCAGGACTTAACTAAGATCATGAACACCATTCAAAATAAGGGGGCCACCCTAGATGTGTTAAACTTGCCGTCCATGACAGGGATTGCGGATCCTAATTTACGCCAGCTCATGACGAATCTCATTATTGAACTGTATAAATATCAAGCTGAAAGCGAACGTAAGCGGATCATTGAACGGCAGCAACAAGGGATTGCCCTCGCTAAACAGCAGGGTAAATATCATGGTCGGAAACCTCAATATGCCGAAGATGATCCCCGTTTACTACATGCTTTTAAACTTTACCAGACGGGCATGAGTGATGTAGATGTTGCCCGTAATACCGGGATTAAACGGACAACCTTTATCAGATACCGAAAGAAATTCGATGTGCATTGA
- a CDS encoding IS6 family transposase produces MTDHFKGRQFNQSVITFAVGYYLRYNISYRDLVEMMRDRGIFVHHTTLMRWVQHYSPIMRALWRKRHRRTSKSWRMDETYIKIKGQWNYLYRAIDDQGLTLDFQLRKKRDFNSAYHFLKRLLKTYGLPHRLVTDQYGATLKAIKKLTREGYLHKGVHQCSKYRNNLIEQDHRFIKRQQVRSASYQITRTAARTLYGIETMHAIHKESRKKLGLFGFSAYQEVDQLLAA; encoded by the coding sequence ATGACTGATCATTTTAAAGGACGACAATTCAATCAATCAGTGATTACTTTTGCCGTAGGCTACTACTTGCGTTACAACATCAGTTATCGAGATCTAGTTGAAATGATGCGCGACCGTGGTATTTTCGTGCATCACACAACCCTCATGCGTTGGGTACAACATTACTCACCGATTATGCGGGCTCTATGGCGTAAGCGCCATCGGCGCACTTCCAAAAGTTGGCGTATGGATGAGACCTATATCAAGATCAAAGGTCAATGGAATTACCTCTACCGTGCCATTGATGATCAAGGTCTTACGCTTGATTTTCAACTGCGCAAGAAGCGTGACTTTAACTCGGCCTATCATTTTCTCAAACGCCTTTTAAAGACCTATGGTCTTCCACATCGATTAGTGACTGATCAGTACGGAGCGACCCTAAAGGCAATTAAAAAGCTTACTAGGGAAGGTTATCTGCACAAAGGTGTGCATCAGTGCTCCAAATATCGCAATAATCTGATTGAGCAAGATCACCGTTTTATTAAGCGGCAACAAGTTCGTTCCGCAAGTTATCAGATCACTCGGACAGCAGCTAGGACATTATACGGCATTGAAACCATGCATGCGATACACAAAGAAAGCCGAAAGAAGCTAGGCCTCTTCGGCTTTTCAGCGTATCAAGAAGTCGACCAATTGTTAGCGG